From a region of the Acanthochromis polyacanthus isolate Apoly-LR-REF ecotype Palm Island chromosome 3, KAUST_Apoly_ChrSc, whole genome shotgun sequence genome:
- the sorbs2a gene encoding sorbin and SH3 domain-containing protein 2 isoform X3 has protein sequence MNTDSGGCVRKSVALSLKLSPMKRVQSSPNLATGSDSHSSDLDSWRSRSATDGLKNGDASSSSLAAKGFRSVRPNLQEKKSPTQGPSSPDPTARHSPYRCHSSESLDYLSGLMPKALSPAPYVPTGAGVTAGAVSGPSLTAVGSVSIGGCASPSASPVTVSALSHYSSSTAGLLDELQICSLDSPGASPTPSPTLSHVSAYTSTAGPDDVLTTSVASTAAAATVTNGQVLSHAMNGSASHPQRPLSPPSYPPPPASLHTGLQRQSRSSEGSEAVTRESVVSGHTSVSSTVPIARFSEEEKKVSVIKAPHYEGIGPVDESGIPIAIRTTVDRPKDWYKTMFKQIHKVHKADDDYSDTYSAAYAVINNDDYSLSSGTTMAHPAPRTHTYRPLSKSPSDNGGHLGSQEPSPSPVPPPPPPMPSLLQLRANEKDSTDMNEWGPPDRKVDTRKYRAEPKSIFEYEPGKSSILEQERPTYDDIDLENEPWYKFFSELEFGRPPPKKRLDYNPDISARQRIETSLHIAPADKPPERPASSASDYRKRRKSEPSSSQVNAQSQSRAATSPKPVDAYRPSSSLRKPVIRSSPSSPSRAKGGDACNMYSNSLTSSGPYQQPLLPPVPPNPVRCHEDANQDGSSSSKQSECFKNSWQVKHRDAETWSSAEEVPPSPGKMKSRSCDDLLNDGHSGSGGRNATRSESAGSLVCDGIPSTASASTRSLPRLHRRRAHDSPGFLQLYRKMHQIDRAHLIPSEVIRSVRARILELERQPHLHRHRLSPWTPSWGVEVPRDMVPNRISEYERLIQKSKSMPNLGDSEVPSGTTTPGGSSSRASSGGGGTPSFPKRRFSIESLLEEDNNGNSGTASHSMDHLHRPRSPPEGQPRVGPEPGRGRSFPAPPVPRGPQANPDYSDSEQDAVASDLSDFIQVEGSSFCSESDFDHCSLTSSESLYGSSTLHHHHLRHHHHHHHHHSGHQSLSQTQGYQHRHLISTCKGRCPASYTRFTTMLRHERERARQEHQRPSQQSRSSHSQIQSSQSQQAMSKLAFLVSPVPFRRKKGSPPTSRRSSGGGGRGSRPKSKQAIYEALDAALRDIYEHIQADRGHRNTRAPDDSILRRILAELLPNVPERSSSLRGRRGCWHGGHSSASLYPDGSPTGYASYRGEPSTPRLQSPISACYGRHLETSNNNEYDEEQGNGNSLCYSDQDVSRSYSTMDGRHTPQSRRPTPDREKQPARAIYDFKAQTAKELTFKKGDAVNIIRQIDTNWYEGEHRGRVGIFPISYVEKMPSTEKQQPVRPPPPAHVREIGEAVARYNFNADTNVELSLRKGERVIVIRQVDQNWYEGKIPDTTKQGIFPVSYVDIVKRSPSKSSTHHIDPHGYPGNRTPSSTPIKRLVQDALHGGGDPYQALYNYVPRNEDELELREGDIVDVMEKCDDGWFVGTSRRSKLFGTFPGNYVKQL, from the exons TACCTGTCTGGCCTAATGCCCAAGGCCCTATCGCCCGCCCCGTACGTTCCTACCGGAGCTGGCGTCACAGCTGGTGCGGTCAGCGGGCCGAGCCTTACCGCAGTCGGCAGCGTGAGCATCGGTGGCTGCGCGTCACCCTCGGCCTCCCCCGTGACCGTGTCGGCTCTCAGCCACTACTCGTCATCCACGGCGGGTCTGCTGGACGAACTGCAGATCTGTAGCCTGGACTCGCCTGGCGCCTCACCCACGCCATCGCCCACTCTCAGCCATGTCTCTGCCTACACATCCACTGCTGGCCCTGATGATGTGCTAACAACTTCTGTGGCCTCCACTGCTGCAGCAGCCACTGTCACTAAC GGCCAGGTCCTCTCTCACGCTATGAATGGAAGTGCTAGCCATCCACAGAGGCCCCTGTCCCCTCCATCCTATCCTCCACCCCCGGCCTCACTCCACACTGGGCTCCAGAGACAGAGCAGGAGTTCAG AGGGCAGTGAAGCAGTCACCAGAGAGTCTGTGGTGTCCGGCCACACCAGTGTTAGCAGCACTGTGCCCATTGCCCGCTTCTCagaagaggaaaagaaggtTTCTGTCATTAAAGCCCCCCATTATGAAGGCATTGGCCCTGTGGACGAGTCAGGCATCCCTATTGCCATCCGCACG ACGGTGGATCGGCCTAAGGACTGGTACAAAACTATGTTTAAGCAGATTCACAAAGTTCACAAAGCAG ATGATGACTACTCTGACACATACAGTGCAGCATATGCCGTGATCAACAACG ATGACTACAGCCTGTCCTCCGGCACCACCATGGCCCACCCAGCTCCTCGGACACACACCTACAGGCCTCTGTCTAAGAGCCCCTCGGACAACGGAGGGCATCTGGGGTCTCAGGAGCCTTCGCCGTCCCCTGTacccccaccacctccacccaTGCCATCCCTCCTCCAGCTGAGGGCCAATGAGAAGGATTCAACAGACAT GAATGAATGGGGTCCTCCTGACAGGAAAGTGGATACGCGGAAGTATCGCGCAGAGCCCAAGAGTATTTTTGAGTATGAGCCTGGGAAGTCCTCCATTTTGGAGCAGGAAAGACCA ACCTATGATGACATAGATTTAGAGAACGAGCCTTGGTATAAGTTCTTTTCCGAGCTGGAGTTTGGGCGGCCG CCTCCTAAAAAACGGCTGGATTATAATCCAGACATCTCCGCTCGCCAGCGTATTGAG ACATCTCTGCACATCGCTCCTGCTGACAAGCCTCCGGAGAGACCTGCAAG TTCTGCCAGCGACTACAGGAAGAGAAGGAAGTCTGAGCCATCAAGTTCCCAAGTGAATGCCCAGTCTCAGAGCAGAGCTGCTACTTCCCCTAAACCAGTGGATGCCTACAGACCTAGCAGCAGCTTAAGGAAACCTGTCATTCGTTCCTCACCATCCTCACCCTCAAGAGCCAAAG GTGGGGACGCATGCAACATGTATTCAAACAGTTTGACCTCCTCAGGTCCTTATCAGCAGCCCTTACTGCCCCCTGTCCCTCCTAACCCTGTCCGTTGCCACGAGGACGCCAACCAGGATGGCAGCTCTTCCTCAAAACAGTCTGAGTGTTTTAAGAACAGCTGGCAGGTAAAACATCGCGATGCTGAGACATGGAGCAGTGCAGAGGAGGTGCCACCCTCCCCTGGCAAGATGAAGTCACGGAGTTGTGACGACTTACTCAATGATGGACATTCTGGCTCAGGTGGGCGCAATGCGACCCGCTCAGAAAGCGCTGGGTCGTTGGTGTGTGACGGGATTCCCTCGACAGCCTCAGCCTCCACTCGTTCACTGCCTCGGCTCCACCGTCGACGGGCTCATGATTCGCCAGGCTTTCTCCAGCTCTATCGTAAAATGCATCAGATTGATCGAGCTCACCTCATCCCATCAGAAGTTATCCGCTCGGTCCGTGCTCGCATCCTGGAGCTAGAACGCCAACCTCACCTGCATCGGCATCGCCTCTCTCCTTGGACACCCTCTTGGGGTGTGGAAGTGCCACGCGATATGGTGCCAAATCGCATTTCTGAATATGAACGTCTTATTCAGAAGTCCAAATCAATGCCAAACTTGGGTGATAGTGAGGTGCCTTCAGGCACCACCACACCAGGTGGCTCGTCATCTCGAGCTagcagtggtggtggtggcacaCCCAGTTTTCCAAAACGTCGTTTTTCCATAGAATCTTTACTAGAGGAAGACAACAATGGCAACAGTGGAACCGCATCTCATAGCATGGATCACTTGCATCGGCCTCGCAGCCCACCAGAGGGCCAGCCTCGTGTCGGGCCAGAACCTGGCCGTGGCCGCTCCTTTCCTGCTCCTCCGGTTCCCCGAGGCCCACAAGCCAACCCCGACTATTCAGACAGTGAACAAGACGCTGTTGCCTCTGACCTCAGTGATTTCATCCAGGTAGAGGGCTCCTCATTTTGCAGTGAGAGTGACTTTGACCATTGCTCACTAACCTCCTCTGAGAGTCTGTACGGGTCTTCCAcccttcatcatcaccacctccgtcatcaccaccatcatcaccaccatcattcTGGTCACCAAAGTCTAAGCCAGACCCAGGGCTACCAACACCGCCACCTCATCAGCACCTGCAAAGGCCGCTGCCCAGCCTCATACACCCGTttcaccaccatgcttcgcCATGAGAGAGAACGAGCGCGGCAGGAGCACCAGAGACCTTCACAGCAGAGCCGCAGCAGCCATTCCCAAATCCAGAGCTCACAGTCACAGCAAGCGATGTCCAAGCTGGCCTTCCTGGTCAGCCCAGTGCCTTTCCGCAGGAAAAAGGGCTCACCACCTACCTCTAGAAGAAGCAGTGGCGGCGGAGGTCGAGGTAGCAGACCCAAGTCCAAGCAGGCCATTTATGAAGCACTCGATGCAGCCTTGAGAGACATATATGAGCACATTCAAGCAGACAGAGGCCACAGAAACACTAGGGCACCGGATGATAGCATCCTGAGGAGAATCCTGGCTGAACTGCTGCCAAATGTGCCTGAACGAAGCTCCTCGTTGCGGGGGCGGAGGGGGTGTTGGCACGGGGGTCACTCATCTGCATCTTTGTACCCAGATGGGAGCCCCACTGGGTACGCCTCATATAGAGGGGAGCCCTCCACACCGCGGCTACAGTCACCGATCAGTGCCTGTTACGGACGACACTTGGAGACCTCAAACAATAATGAATATGACGAGGAGCAGGGCAATGGAAACAGTCTCTGTTATTCAG ACCAGGATGTCTCCAGGAGTTATTCCACCATGGATGGACGCCACACACCTCAGAGTAGAAGACCTACTCCTGACAGAGAG AAACAGCCTGCGAGAGCCATTTATGATTTTAAGGCACAAACTGCTAA GGAGCTGACGTTTAAAAAGGGTGATGCAGTGAACATCATCAGGCAGATAGATACCAACTGGTATGAAGGAGAGCACCGAGGACGGGTGGGAATTTTCCCCATATCATACGTAGAG AAGATGCCGtccacagagaaacagcagccCGTCCGTCCTCCTCCCCCAGCACATGTCAGAGAGATTGGAGAAGCAGTGGCACGCTACAACTTCAACGCTGATACTAATGTGGAGCTATCACTAAGAAAG GGTGAGAGAGTGATTGTGATCAGGCAGGTGGATCAGAACTGGTACGAGGGGAAGATCCCAGACACAACCAAACAGGGCATCTTTCCTGTGTCCTACGTCGACATTGTCAAACGCTCCCCGTCCAAGAGCTCCACCCACCACATCGATCCGCACGGTTACCCCGGCAACAGGACACCAAGCTCCACACCCATCAAG CGATTAGTACAAGATGCACTCCATGGTGGAGGAGACCC GTACCAGGCCTTGTACAACTACGTGCCTCGCAACGAGGATGAGCTGGAGCTGAGAGAAGGAGACATCGTTGACGTGATGGAGAAGTGCGACGATGGCTGGTTTGTTG GGACCTCTCGAAGGAGCAAGCTGTTTGGAACCTTCCCAGGAAACTACGTGAAGCAGCTATAA
- the sorbs2a gene encoding sorbin and SH3 domain-containing protein 2 isoform X4 — protein sequence MNTDSGGCVRKSVALSLKLSPMKRVQSSPNLATGSDSHSSDLDSWRSRSATDGLKNGDASSSSLAAKGFRSVRPNLQEKKSPTQGPSSPDPTARHSPYRCHSSESLDYLSGLMPKALSPAPYVPTGAGVTAGAVSGPSLTAVGSVSIGGCASPSASPVTVSALSHYSSSTAGLLDELQICSLDSPGASPTPSPTLSHVSAYTSTAGPDDVLTTSVASTAAAATVTNGQVLSHAMNGSASHPQRPLSPPSYPPPPASLHTGLQRQSRSSEGSEAVTRESVVSGHTSVSSTVPIARFSEEEKKVSVIKAPHYEGIGPVDESGIPIAIRTTVDRPKDWYKTMFKQIHKVHKADDDYSDTYSAAYAVINNDDYSLSSGTTMAHPAPRTHTYRPLSKSPSDNGGHLGSQEPSPSPVPPPPPPMPSLLQLRANEKDSTDMNEWGPPDRKVDTRKYRAEPKSIFEYEPGKSSILEQERPPPKKRLDYNPDISARQRIETSLHIAPADKPPERPASSASDYRKRRKSEPSSSQVNAQSQSRAATSPKPVDAYRPSSSLRKPVIRSSPSSPSRAKGGDACNMYSNSLTSSGPYQQPLLPPVPPNPVRCHEDANQDGSSSSKQSECFKNSWQVKHRDAETWSSAEEVPPSPGKMKSRSCDDLLNDGHSGSGGRNATRSESAGSLVCDGIPSTASASTRSLPRLHRRRAHDSPGFLQLYRKMHQIDRAHLIPSEVIRSVRARILELERQPHLHRHRLSPWTPSWGVEVPRDMVPNRISEYERLIQKSKSMPNLGDSEVPSGTTTPGGSSSRASSGGGGTPSFPKRRFSIESLLEEDNNGNSGTASHSMDHLHRPRSPPEGQPRVGPEPGRGRSFPAPPVPRGPQANPDYSDSEQDAVASDLSDFIQVEGSSFCSESDFDHCSLTSSESLYGSSTLHHHHLRHHHHHHHHHSGHQSLSQTQGYQHRHLISTCKGRCPASYTRFTTMLRHERERARQEHQRPSQQSRSSHSQIQSSQSQQAMSKLAFLVSPVPFRRKKGSPPTSRRSSGGGGRGSRPKSKQAIYEALDAALRDIYEHIQADRGHRNTRAPDDSILRRILAELLPNVPERSSSLRGRRGCWHGGHSSASLYPDGSPTGYASYRGEPSTPRLQSPISACYGRHLETSNNNEYDEEQGNGNSLCYSDQDVSRSYSTMDGRHTPQSRRPTPDREVSHKQMTQLILFSLLHQKQPARAIYDFKAQTAKELTFKKGDAVNIIRQIDTNWYEGEHRGRVGIFPISYVEKMPSTEKQQPVRPPPPAHVREIGEAVARYNFNADTNVELSLRKGERVIVIRQVDQNWYEGKIPDTTKQGIFPVSYVDIVKRSPSKSSTHHIDPHGYPGNRTPSSTPIKRLVQDALHGGGDPYQALYNYVPRNEDELELREGDIVDVMEKCDDGWFVGTSRRSKLFGTFPGNYVKQL from the exons TACCTGTCTGGCCTAATGCCCAAGGCCCTATCGCCCGCCCCGTACGTTCCTACCGGAGCTGGCGTCACAGCTGGTGCGGTCAGCGGGCCGAGCCTTACCGCAGTCGGCAGCGTGAGCATCGGTGGCTGCGCGTCACCCTCGGCCTCCCCCGTGACCGTGTCGGCTCTCAGCCACTACTCGTCATCCACGGCGGGTCTGCTGGACGAACTGCAGATCTGTAGCCTGGACTCGCCTGGCGCCTCACCCACGCCATCGCCCACTCTCAGCCATGTCTCTGCCTACACATCCACTGCTGGCCCTGATGATGTGCTAACAACTTCTGTGGCCTCCACTGCTGCAGCAGCCACTGTCACTAAC GGCCAGGTCCTCTCTCACGCTATGAATGGAAGTGCTAGCCATCCACAGAGGCCCCTGTCCCCTCCATCCTATCCTCCACCCCCGGCCTCACTCCACACTGGGCTCCAGAGACAGAGCAGGAGTTCAG AGGGCAGTGAAGCAGTCACCAGAGAGTCTGTGGTGTCCGGCCACACCAGTGTTAGCAGCACTGTGCCCATTGCCCGCTTCTCagaagaggaaaagaaggtTTCTGTCATTAAAGCCCCCCATTATGAAGGCATTGGCCCTGTGGACGAGTCAGGCATCCCTATTGCCATCCGCACG ACGGTGGATCGGCCTAAGGACTGGTACAAAACTATGTTTAAGCAGATTCACAAAGTTCACAAAGCAG ATGATGACTACTCTGACACATACAGTGCAGCATATGCCGTGATCAACAACG ATGACTACAGCCTGTCCTCCGGCACCACCATGGCCCACCCAGCTCCTCGGACACACACCTACAGGCCTCTGTCTAAGAGCCCCTCGGACAACGGAGGGCATCTGGGGTCTCAGGAGCCTTCGCCGTCCCCTGTacccccaccacctccacccaTGCCATCCCTCCTCCAGCTGAGGGCCAATGAGAAGGATTCAACAGACAT GAATGAATGGGGTCCTCCTGACAGGAAAGTGGATACGCGGAAGTATCGCGCAGAGCCCAAGAGTATTTTTGAGTATGAGCCTGGGAAGTCCTCCATTTTGGAGCAGGAAAGACCA CCTCCTAAAAAACGGCTGGATTATAATCCAGACATCTCCGCTCGCCAGCGTATTGAG ACATCTCTGCACATCGCTCCTGCTGACAAGCCTCCGGAGAGACCTGCAAG TTCTGCCAGCGACTACAGGAAGAGAAGGAAGTCTGAGCCATCAAGTTCCCAAGTGAATGCCCAGTCTCAGAGCAGAGCTGCTACTTCCCCTAAACCAGTGGATGCCTACAGACCTAGCAGCAGCTTAAGGAAACCTGTCATTCGTTCCTCACCATCCTCACCCTCAAGAGCCAAAG GTGGGGACGCATGCAACATGTATTCAAACAGTTTGACCTCCTCAGGTCCTTATCAGCAGCCCTTACTGCCCCCTGTCCCTCCTAACCCTGTCCGTTGCCACGAGGACGCCAACCAGGATGGCAGCTCTTCCTCAAAACAGTCTGAGTGTTTTAAGAACAGCTGGCAGGTAAAACATCGCGATGCTGAGACATGGAGCAGTGCAGAGGAGGTGCCACCCTCCCCTGGCAAGATGAAGTCACGGAGTTGTGACGACTTACTCAATGATGGACATTCTGGCTCAGGTGGGCGCAATGCGACCCGCTCAGAAAGCGCTGGGTCGTTGGTGTGTGACGGGATTCCCTCGACAGCCTCAGCCTCCACTCGTTCACTGCCTCGGCTCCACCGTCGACGGGCTCATGATTCGCCAGGCTTTCTCCAGCTCTATCGTAAAATGCATCAGATTGATCGAGCTCACCTCATCCCATCAGAAGTTATCCGCTCGGTCCGTGCTCGCATCCTGGAGCTAGAACGCCAACCTCACCTGCATCGGCATCGCCTCTCTCCTTGGACACCCTCTTGGGGTGTGGAAGTGCCACGCGATATGGTGCCAAATCGCATTTCTGAATATGAACGTCTTATTCAGAAGTCCAAATCAATGCCAAACTTGGGTGATAGTGAGGTGCCTTCAGGCACCACCACACCAGGTGGCTCGTCATCTCGAGCTagcagtggtggtggtggcacaCCCAGTTTTCCAAAACGTCGTTTTTCCATAGAATCTTTACTAGAGGAAGACAACAATGGCAACAGTGGAACCGCATCTCATAGCATGGATCACTTGCATCGGCCTCGCAGCCCACCAGAGGGCCAGCCTCGTGTCGGGCCAGAACCTGGCCGTGGCCGCTCCTTTCCTGCTCCTCCGGTTCCCCGAGGCCCACAAGCCAACCCCGACTATTCAGACAGTGAACAAGACGCTGTTGCCTCTGACCTCAGTGATTTCATCCAGGTAGAGGGCTCCTCATTTTGCAGTGAGAGTGACTTTGACCATTGCTCACTAACCTCCTCTGAGAGTCTGTACGGGTCTTCCAcccttcatcatcaccacctccgtcatcaccaccatcatcaccaccatcattcTGGTCACCAAAGTCTAAGCCAGACCCAGGGCTACCAACACCGCCACCTCATCAGCACCTGCAAAGGCCGCTGCCCAGCCTCATACACCCGTttcaccaccatgcttcgcCATGAGAGAGAACGAGCGCGGCAGGAGCACCAGAGACCTTCACAGCAGAGCCGCAGCAGCCATTCCCAAATCCAGAGCTCACAGTCACAGCAAGCGATGTCCAAGCTGGCCTTCCTGGTCAGCCCAGTGCCTTTCCGCAGGAAAAAGGGCTCACCACCTACCTCTAGAAGAAGCAGTGGCGGCGGAGGTCGAGGTAGCAGACCCAAGTCCAAGCAGGCCATTTATGAAGCACTCGATGCAGCCTTGAGAGACATATATGAGCACATTCAAGCAGACAGAGGCCACAGAAACACTAGGGCACCGGATGATAGCATCCTGAGGAGAATCCTGGCTGAACTGCTGCCAAATGTGCCTGAACGAAGCTCCTCGTTGCGGGGGCGGAGGGGGTGTTGGCACGGGGGTCACTCATCTGCATCTTTGTACCCAGATGGGAGCCCCACTGGGTACGCCTCATATAGAGGGGAGCCCTCCACACCGCGGCTACAGTCACCGATCAGTGCCTGTTACGGACGACACTTGGAGACCTCAAACAATAATGAATATGACGAGGAGCAGGGCAATGGAAACAGTCTCTGTTATTCAG ACCAGGATGTCTCCAGGAGTTATTCCACCATGGATGGACGCCACACACCTCAGAGTAGAAGACCTACTCCTGACAGAGAG GTCTCCCATAAACAGATGACACAACTTATTCTgttctctctcctccatcagAAACAGCCTGCGAGAGCCATTTATGATTTTAAGGCACAAACTGCTAA GGAGCTGACGTTTAAAAAGGGTGATGCAGTGAACATCATCAGGCAGATAGATACCAACTGGTATGAAGGAGAGCACCGAGGACGGGTGGGAATTTTCCCCATATCATACGTAGAG AAGATGCCGtccacagagaaacagcagccCGTCCGTCCTCCTCCCCCAGCACATGTCAGAGAGATTGGAGAAGCAGTGGCACGCTACAACTTCAACGCTGATACTAATGTGGAGCTATCACTAAGAAAG GGTGAGAGAGTGATTGTGATCAGGCAGGTGGATCAGAACTGGTACGAGGGGAAGATCCCAGACACAACCAAACAGGGCATCTTTCCTGTGTCCTACGTCGACATTGTCAAACGCTCCCCGTCCAAGAGCTCCACCCACCACATCGATCCGCACGGTTACCCCGGCAACAGGACACCAAGCTCCACACCCATCAAG CGATTAGTACAAGATGCACTCCATGGTGGAGGAGACCC GTACCAGGCCTTGTACAACTACGTGCCTCGCAACGAGGATGAGCTGGAGCTGAGAGAAGGAGACATCGTTGACGTGATGGAGAAGTGCGACGATGGCTGGTTTGTTG GGACCTCTCGAAGGAGCAAGCTGTTTGGAACCTTCCCAGGAAACTACGTGAAGCAGCTATAA